The Verrucomicrobiia bacterium genome contains a region encoding:
- the truB gene encoding tRNA pseudouridine(55) synthase TruB: MIQEFSALDGAILLDKPAGPTSHDVVDAIRRQFRIKKVGHCGTLDPAATGLLVIVLGRGTKLSERLMADDKVYEGTMKFGEATDSYDADGELVSSLPVPPLTVEDLNKLAAEFVGDLMQTPPMVSAIKIGGVPLYKLARKGLDVPREPRLVHIYQFRFSSYQEPVGSFRLACTKGTYVRTVAHEMGQKIGCGAHLAALRRITSGKFDVASALPLEEVLKLSPRQLEERVIPFLKLAAA; the protein is encoded by the coding sequence ATGATACAAGAGTTCTCCGCCTTGGATGGGGCAATCCTGCTGGACAAACCGGCGGGTCCGACTTCCCACGATGTAGTCGATGCCATCCGAAGACAGTTCCGCATTAAAAAGGTCGGCCATTGCGGCACACTCGACCCGGCCGCTACCGGCCTGCTGGTCATCGTCCTGGGACGTGGCACAAAGCTTTCCGAGCGCTTGATGGCCGACGATAAAGTTTATGAGGGCACAATGAAATTTGGCGAAGCCACCGATTCCTATGACGCGGACGGTGAGCTGGTTTCATCACTCCCCGTGCCGCCGCTGACGGTTGAAGACCTCAACAAGTTGGCGGCGGAGTTTGTCGGCGACCTGATGCAGACCCCGCCTATGGTTTCGGCAATCAAAATCGGCGGTGTCCCCCTCTACAAACTGGCCCGCAAAGGGCTGGATGTTCCGCGTGAGCCGCGCCTGGTGCACATTTACCAGTTTCGTTTCAGCTCATATCAGGAGCCGGTGGGCTCTTTCAGGCTGGCTTGCACCAAGGGAACTTACGTGCGCACCGTGGCGCATGAGATGGGCCAAAAAATCGGATGCGGCGCTCATTTGGCCGCTCTTCGGCGCATTACCTCTGGCAAATTCGATGTGGCCTCGGCGCTTCCGTTGGAGGAAGTGCTCAAGCTCTCACCACGCCAGCTTGAAGAACGTGTGATCCCGTTCCTCAAATTGGCTGCCGCCTGA